A region from the Kineothrix sp. IPX-CK genome encodes:
- a CDS encoding ERCC4 domain-containing protein gives MKYYYTDKQLKELVSYLVILHTTNEQKNQHILDYYDKRCIKHKAKALKTGDYSFMIESCPELGFAKDTYFTDELCIERKNSVDELAGNIKEHDERFFKELNRMINIKNSYLLIENNRLDDIVSHNYRSEYNELAFIRRLLGVQKVANIYINFINKENMGFMIYEICYSALMGQILK, from the coding sequence TTGAAATATTATTATACTGACAAGCAATTGAAGGAACTGGTTTCTTACCTCGTTATCCTTCATACTACCAATGAGCAGAAGAACCAACATATTTTAGACTATTATGATAAAAGATGTATTAAACACAAAGCAAAAGCTCTAAAGACAGGAGACTATTCATTTATGATAGAATCTTGCCCAGAATTAGGATTTGCAAAAGATACATATTTTACAGATGAATTGTGTATTGAAAGAAAGAATTCCGTTGATGAATTGGCAGGTAATATCAAAGAACATGATGAGAGATTCTTTAAGGAACTGAACAGGATGATTAATATCAAAAATTCTTATCTTCTAATAGAGAATAATAGATTAGATGATATTGTTAGCCATAATTATCGGTCAGAGTACAATGAACTTGCTTTTATTAGAAGATTGTTGGGGGTTCAAAAGGTTGCAAACATTTATATTAATTTTATTAATAAAGAGAATATGGGATTTATGATTTATGAGATTTGCTACAGTGCTTTAATGGGGCAGATACTGAAATAA